A window from Acropora palmata chromosome 14, jaAcrPala1.3, whole genome shotgun sequence encodes these proteins:
- the LOC141866867 gene encoding uncharacterized protein LOC141866867 yields MKFSPGFCDIFLGIFFVAKSVFSREYGIVEITSKNYQSLVINEDREAWIVAVKGAGKISPEKWEDLEYKLRGLFVRVGIIDPNKDGAFLKKKGFLHKDKKYPVARVFPYGGYKIKAAEKVDVKSLKEAEKVALNSLPDKTTKIKNMQELQQYVRKGYAARPLKMPVLLLTDKRITSPLFRAITMKYSNYFNFGVVRKPSQDITQNFQIKQLPTILVMIATEGKHEGKKILQFSSVFYEPKLYGEISYVNLTRFFYSVHEKHWAEHPDAKEYKGKLGLREFFADDVRKVLTKDSEAFSSEDEDDAIEEEMGKDGKLIEITYQNHNRMCTESALGLCLIYFLDAQSERDVKKALKLYEDLQQTSRIKDKPLHYLWVNTSCHPEYGDIFGIYPDNLPVLLFAKPKQRLFTILRDELTADKVGEVVEQIFQGEEELSPFSRLNDMLPINCHETKAQEVKKETPRKDDDKQGSSVGKKSGRKDEL; encoded by the exons atgaaattttcacctGGGTTCTGTGACATATTTCTAGGTATTTTTTTCGTCGCTAAGAGTGTGTTCTCTAGAGAATATGGCATAGTTGAGATCACTTCCAAAAATTACCAAAGTCTTGTGATAAATGAAGATAGAGAAGCTTGGATCGTAGCTGTGAAAGGCGCTGGAAAGATCTCACCTGAAAAATGGGAAGATTTAGAATACAAGTTACGAGGGTTGTTTGTTCGTGTTGGAATCATTGATCCAAATAAGGATGGTGCTTTTCTCAAGAAGAAG GGATTCCTACACAAGGACAAAAAGTACCCTGTAGCGCGAGTCTTTCCGTACGGTGGATATAAAATAAAGGCAGCAGAGAAAGTGGACGTAAAATCTCTGAAAGAAGCTGAAAAAGTGGCGCTGAACAGTCTACCCGATAAAACAACGAAGATAAAAAACATGCAAGAACTGCAACAGTATGTGAGGAAAGGCTACGCGGCCAGGCCTTTGAAAATGCCTGTGCTGTTACTTACAG ATAAACGCATAACTTCTCCTCTCTTCCGTGCGATCACCATGAAGTACTCCAATTATTTCAACTTTGGCGTGGTGCGAAAACCAAGTCAGGACATAACACAGAATTTCCAAATAAAACAACTACCGACAATTTTGGTCATGATTGCCACAGAAGGTAAACACGAAGGCAAGAAAATACTTCAATTCAGCTCAGTGTTTTACGAACCCAAGCTCTACGGCGAAATCTCTTACGTTAACTTAACAAGATTTTTCTACTCGGTCCACGAGAAACACTGGGCCGAACACCCTGATGCTAAGGAATATAAAGGGAAACTGGGTTTGAGAGAATTCTTTGCTGATGACGTCAGAAAGGTATTGACAAAAGATTCTGAGGCGTTTTCTTCGGAAGACGAGGATGATGCAATTGAAGAGGAAATGGGAAAAGACGGAAAACTAATTGAAATTACTTACCAGAATCACAATCGCATGTGCACAGAATCTGCCTTGGGGTTGTGTTTGATATACTTCCTTGACGCTCAAAGCGAGAGGGATGTGAAAAAGGCGTTGAAGCTGTACGAAGATTTGCAGCAGACTTCACGTATAAAAG ATAAACCGCTTCACTATCTGTGGGTCAACACATCATGCCATCCTGAATACGGCGACATTTTTGGAATATACCCAGACAACCTCCCTGTGCTGTTGTTTGCAAAACCCAAGCAAAGACTGTTTACCATCCTGCGAGACGAACTTACGGCAGACAAAGTCGGCGAGGTTGTTGAACAAATATTTCAGGGCGAGGAAGAATTGTCACCTTTTTCACGTTTGAACGACATGTTACCAATCAACTGCCACGAAACAAAAGCtcaagaagtgaaaaa GGAAACCCCAAGAAAGGATGACGATAAACAAGGGAGCTCCGTTGGCAAGAAAAGTGGAAGGAAAGATGAGCTTTGA
- the LOC141866878 gene encoding holocytochrome c-type synthase-like, translating to MGGSVSSPVAGAGNSGAAVLTESPTNGCPVQHVSPSPNSASQLSVSECPAQNRVNVQTSQCPVTASGCDSSTMDSNSDALDPTNMMPPPNQLPSPGQPFPLPTKRQVSSIPRGGLDKDEKWMYPSQQMFWNAMLRKGWKWKDDEVQPKDMDHIIKIHNANNEAAWEEILKWEALHFNECRSPKLLSFRGKAKEFSPRARIRSWLGYELPFDRHDWVVDRCGREVRYIIDYYDIGDEDAYKTGEFVFLDVRPAMDSFQAVLDRARVCVLRWTLYFSGKEN from the exons ATGGGTGGTTCAGTGTCCAGCCCAGTTGCAGGGGCTGGCAATTCAGGTGCAGCTGTTCTCACAGAATCTCCAACCAATGGGTGTCCAGTTCAACATGTTTCACCTTCACCAAACAGTGCATCACAGCTGTCGGTCAGCGAATGTCCAGCACAGAACAGGGTCAATGTACAAACCAGCCAGTGTCCTGTTACTGCTAGTGGCTGTGACAGTAGCACAATGGACAGTAATTCTGATGCGCTGGATCCAACAAACATG ATGCCCCCTCCAAACCAGCTACCCTCCCCTGGTCAGCCATTTCCTTTGCCTACGAAGCGACAGGTGTCATCCATTCCCCGAGGGGGGCTGGATAAGGATGAGAAGTGGATGTACCCTTCACAGCAGATGTTTTGGAATGCAATGCTCCGTAAAGGCTGGAAATGGAAAGATGACGAAGTCCAACCCAAGGATATGGATCATATTATCAAAATACACAATGCTAACAATGAAGCAGCTTGGGAGGAAATACTCAAATGGGAGGCACTCCATTTCAA TGAATGCAGGTCACCGAAACTTTTGAGTTTTAGAGGAAAGGCCAAAGAGTTTTCCCCAAGAGCAAGGATAAGAAGCTGGCTTGG GTACGAGTTACCGTTTGATCGTCACGACTGGGTCGTCGACCGATGCGGTCGCGAAGTCCGATACATTATCGATTATTACGACATCGGCGACGAAGATGCTTACAAGACGGGTGAGTTCGTATTTCTCGACGTGCGACCAGCTATGGATTCTTTTCAAGCCGTCTTAGACAGAGCAAGAGTTTGTGTTCTGCGGTGGACACTGTATTTCAGTGGAAAGGAGAATTGA